One Oenanthe melanoleuca isolate GR-GAL-2019-014 chromosome 3, OMel1.0, whole genome shotgun sequence DNA segment encodes these proteins:
- the ADAT2 gene encoding tRNA-specific adenosine deaminase 2 → MAEAGDAAALAWMDQALDVAKEALEKGEVPVGCLLVYDGEVIGRGRNEVNETKNATRHAEMVAIDQVLDWCKQHQRDYREVFPQLVLYVTVEPCIMCAAALRLMKIPRVVYGCRNERFGGCGSVLSISSDAMVDSGDPFECSSGYRAEEAVELLKAFYRQENPNAPKSKVRKKDRRQ, encoded by the exons ATGGCGGAGGCGGGGGACGCGGCCGCGCTGGCCTGGATGGACCAGGCGCTCGACGTG GCCAAAGAGGCGCTGGAGAAAGGGGAGGTTCCCGTGGGCTGCCTGCTGGTCTACGACGGCGAGGTGATAGGCAGGGGCAGGAACGAGGTGAACGAGACGAAGAAC GCTACTCGACATGCAGAAATGGTGGCAATCGACCAGGTCCTTGACTGGTGCAAGCAACACCAGAGGGATTATAGGGAAGTGTTTCCACAGCTGGTGTTGTATGTAACTGTAGAGCCCTGTATCATGTGTGCAGCTGCCCTGCGCTTGATGA AAATTCCACGGGTCGTGTATGGCTGTCGAAATGAGCGATTTGGAGGCTGTGGCTCCGTTTTGAGCATCTCGTCTGATGCTATGGTGGACTCAGGAGACCCATTTGAA TGCTCTTCTGGCTATCGTGCTGAAGAAGCAGTGGAATTGTTAAAAGCTTTCTACAGACAAGAAAATCCCAATG CACCAAAATCAAAAGTACGGAAGAAGGATCGTCGTCAGTAG